Genomic segment of Triticum aestivum cultivar Chinese Spring chromosome 6A, IWGSC CS RefSeq v2.1, whole genome shotgun sequence:
GTATGCACATGTTTGAGACACACTCGTTCTGTTTGTAATTTTATTCGAGAGATTTGACGTAATTAGAGATGAGGTAATTTCATTTGAAATGTATGCGCATGTCTGAGGTATGCAGTTGCATGATCAGTATCAATGTGCACAACTGCACATACACGACGCCTACATGGCCGGCGAAGATTTAGACTAGATATAAATGTGTCATCtgctttttttcaaatttgaaatatgtcAAATATAATAAATTTGATCCGATTTAAATAAAAATCATCTGGTTGGCAAGAGTTGTCCTGTTTATTCAAATTTCATATAAAATGTACAGAATTGCGTGATCAGCTATCGGATGACTCATGTGAAACACAGACAGCCTGCAAAGATTCAGATTTGAACCAGGTTAAAAATGTCATCTGCTTTTTAGTTGAAATATGTCAAAAATATAATGAATTTTTCTGGTTCAGATAAAAATCATCTGGTTTGCGTGAAATTCGTCTTGTTTGTTCAAACAAATAACGATGTATGCTTTAGAGGGTCGCGGTGGAGATGCCATAACAAACACGACGCACGCTAGAATGGCAtcttagggcgtgtttggttgcccacatgcagcccaaccaggcccgcgcgggatgtgcacgacctgtttggttgcctgggctGCATGTGGTTTGTGGCCCACACGGACCTTAAAGCAACCCGCAGCctcggcagtttctcgcgagcctgGCTAGGCGCGGCCACACCTGCGAGGCAGTTGCACGCCTCGGGCAACACGGGAGACGGAAGGGACGTCTCATAACTCGCCCCCACTCTCCTGCCACCGCCCAATCGCACTGTTCCCACCGCTCCCTCTCTCCCTCACCGccccttcctctcctctcttccgATGGCTCCGCCTCGCCCATCGTCGCTCCGCCCTCTGACCCCTGTGACGAGCGCATCGCCAGCATCTAGGAGCGCTGCCTGGCCGGGCTCCAGAACTCGAGGTGGGACCTGGCGTCGGCGCTGCTAGCGCCGTCCCCCATCTGCTgtagccaccaccgccgccggccaATGCGGTGCCGGCCGTTCCTGCTCTGCCGCGGATTCCTGACCTCGTGGTCCTGGGCTCGGCATCGGCGCCGTCGAGGGAGCTGCTGCTTGTTGGGACCCTATTAGGCAAGGGGGTTTTCTTGACCCCCGTCCAAGGGTTTTCTCCTATCGGCGGGCCGTCCTCCTCGACCTCCGGCATGGCGATGAGCACGGGGCCGATGCCGCAGGCCGTCGTCAGGGccggctcctcctctgctccgccacctCTCTCCTTCCCGCTGGTGTTTTCACCTGGCCGCGGTTCGCTGCGACTGCGCGTGCTCCGGTGAGTCAAACCCCCTCAATGCTTGCTCGTAGATGTAGATTAGGTGTTTAATTCTTAGGCATGTGATAGTAGTTAGTGGATTCGATACGATTAGATGGGATTGGAGTAGATTCGATTGGATCCAATCGGACCGATCTGTTCTTATTTCATACAGTGTGTGTCCTAGgatctgctactgctactgctagtgTGTCCTAGGATCTTTGTTCATGCTAGTAGTTGTGTTCATGCTAGAATCCCAATGGTAGTGTGCTTTGCTACGATATGTGTCCATGGTAGGGTCTTGCTAGGATGTGTGTTCATGAAAATGGCGTGTTCATGCTCAAGCTaggatcatgttcatgttgttgttCATGTTGCTAACATACATATTCAAGCTAGGGTTTGTATTGATTGTTATACGTGCATGTAATAGTACCATTTTAGGATGCTGCCAAATGTGCATGGCTGCATATGAGTGCTATTGGCACCTGCTGTTGTTATTTTTAGATGTCGTCATGCTTAGGATAGTGCACTGATGAGTGGCAGTTGCGGAAAAGCAAATGGCACTGATCATTGGCACTTGCTAttgggcaagtccactgatcaTTGCCACTGATCAGTGACATTGCCACTTGCTGTTGGCAAAAATGTCACTTATAAATGGCACTTGTTATTGGACAAGTCCACTAATCAGTGCCATTTGCCTAACAACAAGTggcattgataagtggcatttgctCTTGGGCAAATGTCTCTGATCAGTGCCATTTTGCAAAGAGTTTGTGCACTAATACTTGTTATTTTacctgacaagatattgaagactgTCTGAAATATGGCGGATGGAGGAGCTCAGACGGTGGCCGGAGCTGAGGGCGTCGAGGATTTCATCCCCATGAACATGTGGCTCGGGACGGTGGACCTGCCTGGCAGGATCGCCTTCATAAGCCTGCCTCGTTCAAGGGGACGATCTTCGAGGCAGGGCCACGAGGAGGGGATGTGGGAGCCACTACGCTTCTACCAGCAGATTAAGGACAATGAGGACTTCACCATGCTCGTCATCCCTCACAATTTCACCTGGCTGATCATTAAGCAGCTCCCGCGCGTGGTTAGGCTGTCGGCGAACAAGCAATGTGTGTTCTGGGTGCAGGTTTAAAACTTCGAGGGGCACATGATGCTTGGCCAGTGCTGGAACTACTTCTGCCGTCGCCACTGGATCGTCCCCGACAACCTTATCGTTATGCGCATCTCAGGACTCGGCCTGAAGGTTCAGATCTACTTGAATTCAAGAGTCATCTACaggaggtatgcttccatgtgtgCCGAAGAAGCGTCTTATCATTATACGCTGTTTATCCAATCAAAAACTTCTTCGTTTAGTTGGTAGAACCACGCCAATATCATATTGACTATCTCTCGTCTAATAAGACAACCACGACTCCTCAGTTATGTGTTGGTTTCGTTGCAGCAGGCACAACTGCGTTGGTGACATTGAGCATGCTATGTAGTTAAGTTAAGTAAAATGTTAATATTGAACTTTTATGATGTGTGACGAGACTTATGGGTACTTGTGCTaggaacttgttcatattttggtcAGGGTACGTGGTGCAGGGAAGGAGGATGCTCCTGCTGTTAATCTAGTTAAGTAGTTTGCTGTTATTTGCTTGCTTGATTTGTTTGATTTCATTTGCTTTGTTTTGCTGTTGTGCCGATCatgtggtggtaaggccaccacatttgaatATGGTGAGCAGAACATAAATACTGTTTGCGACCAAACAAAAGTTCGCATCTGCTCACATTCTAAGCACAAAAACGGAAACCAAACACGAAGGGTAAATGCCCTCTATGCGATGCAGGCAGGCAACCTATTGATTGCATCTGTTGCATATGAGGCTGCATTTAAAGAATCAGGCTCCCTGACGATGAACATGCAATGCAACTACTGTTaactgcaaccaaacacacccttaaatATTCGCAGGCATCTTATTTACTCAGCTCAAGCTTAACTCAAGAGGGCTAGTCGGCAGCGGACAGCCAGTCGGGGCCGGCAGCTCAGTGCTGTCCGGGCAGCTTCTCCTTGATCTTGTCCATGAGTCCCTTCTTCTCGCCGGCGCCAGCACCGGCCATTCGTGCGTGCCCTTGCTGCCCGTAATCTCCGCCGGTCCCAGTTCCCGCGGCCGTGTGCTGCCCGTAGGCCCCGCCAGCTCCGGTTCCCGCGGCCATGTGCTGCTGACTGTCTTTGTGGCCACCGGGGagcttctccttgatcttctccttcacgcccttcttcctcctcccgcccatGCCGTCATCCTCAGAAGACTGCAAACACGTACACACAACAGCGACGGAGATCAGCAGATGCACATATGTCTGAAAGACTGGAACATACTACCAAAGAAAACGTTTTCTGAAATGGAAGTATGGAACACGCAGAGGTAGAAACCGCACcgagctggagctggagctgcCGGAGCGGTGCAGTATCCCGCCGGTCTTGTGCTCCTCCCTGCCGTGCTGGAGCTGCCCGCCGGCGCCCGTGAACGCGCCGGCGGCGGAGCGTGCCACAGGGTTGCCGTGCCCGGCCACGGGGTCGCCGTGCTCGTCGACGGCGTGACCGTGCTGCCCCTGGTACTCCTCCATCTTTGTTACTACTACCGTTGTTGGACTTGCTGCTGTATCTATCCCCTGAACCGGTCCCAAAATGGACTCCAAAGCCTAGTTTTGTAGCGCTACACGGTGGGTGTTTATACTGCGGCGCGAGCCAGACCCACGGCAGCGAGGTGCGTGCGCAACCCATACGTGGTGGGTTGGGACTTGGGAGGTGGACGTGGCTAGCTGTCCTCGGCGACAGACCGGCAAGTGCGTGTATGCGCCGTGGCGCCCGGAGCGCGGCAGGTGCGCCTTGGGTTATTCTGGAGGCCGGTGACTCGACAGATCGGCTCGTTCTGGTGTTCTTCTCTTCTTCTGATGACAAACGACGGTGCGTTTCGTTGTTGCTCTGCCCGCTAGACGAAGCTCTGCGTGTCGCCGCGTGATCGATTGCAACTGTAAGCAGAACGGAAAAAGGCTCGATCGGCCGTATGACTCAGGACCGTGGCAGACGTACAACTTACAAGCAGCTATGCATATAAGCTTGGGTGTGGCTAGATCCAACTCAAAACTTAATTAAATCTCAGTCAAATGACACAacatatgaaaaaagaaaaaaaaataacagAATTTTTTTTACATGAATCTCTAATATAAGATTTCATGACTGTAGCATCGACGAAGTTTTCGTCCCAGTTGACTGAGATTTAACAATTTCATATAAGCTTTGTACGCCCATCCTTACACGATTTGATCCCAGAGCATATCTGGTTTTGATTTCCGGTTGGTTCATTCGTTTCGTCGATTTTAAGCCACTGGTCCAATCGTATAAATGGTAGGTTTAACGGGGGCAACAAACAACATATATCTCTGATGTATTTGGGAGAAACCGTATTAGAAAAAAGACTACTGTGAGCAATATCTACATTTTTGATAAATAGTGGATTTTGTTGACTCAAAATGAAACATCAACGTGATACAAACACAAGAAGCACACATCCCGTCTTTATGGTGAGACCTAAAGGAAAAGGTGGAATGGGGTTTAAAGACCTTCGGACGTTCGACACACGTACACAAAAATGCGCCGGCAAGCAGTCATACAAGACCAAAACTATGCATAAGCGAGTAAAGAAAAAACTGATTCAATCGCATTCATGATCggcaaactacaacaatgaccatatccacaccaaccatctcatgacaccacacataCGACGAGGTCCTTCAATAGCAACGCCTTCAGAAAGAAAACGCCGCTCAAACGCTGCCGTCACCGAATCAAACCACTCAAGGttagaatctaggttttcaccctgaagaatcagtCCGAGCAATGCCTTTAACAAAGTAACAACATAAAAACATGCAGTAGCTAGGTATAACCAACTCGAATCAGACTTAAGCTTTCAC
This window contains:
- the LOC123130158 gene encoding dehydrin Rab15-like → MEEYQGQHGHAVDEHGDPVAGHGNPVARSAAGAFTGAGGQLQHGREEHKTGGILHRSGSSSSSSSSEDDGMGGRRKKGVKEKIKEKLPGGHKDSQQHMAAGTGAGGAYGQHTAAGTGTGGDYGQQGHARMAGAGAGEKKGLMDKIKEKLPGQH